In one Nostoc sp. KVJ3 genomic region, the following are encoded:
- a CDS encoding ROK family protein: MTLILALDFGGTKLAAGLVNIGSRKWLRYERRLSPVGADASTDLGIMRSLIYSLLEDAKPAAIGVSFGGPVDASTGTVRLSHHVAGWENIPLKGLLEDEFGVSVGVDNDANIAALGEHRFGAGQGYDSLFYITVSTGVGGGWILNGQPWRGAGGMAGEIGHIVVDPAGPVCLCGKRGCVERLASGPYMAQNAREILENEPQRRGELRDGKVLRGLVGDDLTLLTGQLVSEAAAAGDDLAKEVLNKAAWALGVGIGNVANLMNPQRFVLGGGVMKAGEDFWRVVRQVARETALPEVDFEIVPAVLGDDAPLWGGVALAEMELER, from the coding sequence ATGACATTAATTTTAGCTCTCGATTTTGGCGGCACTAAACTAGCAGCAGGATTGGTAAATATCGGTTCGAGAAAGTGGTTGCGTTATGAACGTCGTCTCTCGCCAGTAGGTGCAGATGCTAGCACTGATTTGGGAATTATGCGATCGCTCATTTACTCGCTGTTAGAAGATGCAAAACCTGCTGCGATCGGTGTCAGCTTTGGCGGCCCGGTAGACGCTTCCACGGGGACGGTACGACTATCTCATCATGTGGCTGGATGGGAAAATATTCCTCTCAAAGGGTTGTTGGAGGATGAGTTTGGCGTTTCTGTTGGTGTAGATAATGATGCCAATATTGCTGCTTTGGGTGAACACCGTTTTGGTGCTGGACAGGGATACGATAGCCTGTTTTACATCACTGTCAGCACTGGCGTAGGTGGTGGTTGGATACTCAACGGCCAGCCTTGGCGGGGTGCTGGTGGGATGGCTGGCGAAATTGGACATATCGTTGTAGATCCTGCTGGGCCAGTTTGTTTGTGTGGGAAGCGGGGATGTGTGGAACGTTTGGCTTCGGGGCCTTATATGGCGCAAAATGCTAGGGAAATTTTGGAGAACGAACCACAGAGGCGCGGAGAACTCAGAGATGGAAAGGTTTTGAGGGGTTTGGTGGGGGATGATTTGACGTTGCTGACGGGGCAGTTGGTAAGTGAAGCGGCGGCTGCTGGGGATGATTTGGCTAAGGAAGTTTTGAATAAGGCTGCTTGGGCGCTGGGTGTGGGTATTGGCAATGTGGCGAATTTGATGAATCCGCAGCGCTTTGTGTTGGGAGGTGGGGTGATGAAGGCGGGTGAGGATTTTTGGCGGGTGGTGCGTCAGGTGGCACGGGAGACGGCTTTACCGGAGGTTGATTTTGAAATTGTGCCGGCGGTATTGGGTGATGATGCGCCTTTGTGGGGTGGTGTGGCTTTAGCAGAAATGGAGCTTGAAAGGTAA
- a CDS encoding Mut7-C ubiquitin/RNAse domain-containing protein — MAIAYFYFHAELNHFLPRHHKQVKISHFFEEKASIKDMIESLGVPHPEVDFINVNGEYVNFSYIVSDGDTINVYPISARNVILPSISVLPEPLTTIRFVLDIHLGKLATSLRLLGFDTLYRNDYEDDKLAQISHTQGRIILTRDKGLLMRSLVTHGYYVRNTNPQEQIIEVLQRFDLFKLIAPFKRCLRCNGLLESVDKQSIIEQVPENVRLHIDQFQRCQDCERIYWKGSHYERLQQFINEVSK, encoded by the coding sequence ATGGCGATCGCATATTTCTACTTCCATGCAGAATTGAATCATTTTTTACCACGGCATCACAAGCAGGTGAAAATATCTCATTTTTTTGAGGAGAAAGCCTCAATTAAGGACATGATTGAGTCGTTGGGTGTGCCTCATCCAGAAGTTGATTTTATAAATGTTAATGGTGAATATGTAAATTTTTCTTACATTGTTTCCGATGGAGATACTATTAATGTTTATCCAATTTCAGCTAGGAATGTTATTCTACCAAGCATTTCTGTTTTACCAGAACCGCTCACTACTATTCGCTTTGTTTTAGATATTCATTTGGGGAAGCTGGCGACATCTCTACGACTTTTAGGTTTTGATACTTTATATCGCAATGACTATGAAGATGATAAATTAGCCCAAATATCCCACACTCAAGGGCGGATTATCTTGACTCGTGATAAAGGGCTATTAATGCGTAGTTTGGTAACGCACGGGTATTATGTTAGAAATACTAACCCTCAAGAACAAATTATAGAAGTACTGCAACGCTTCGACTTATTTAAATTAATTGCACCATTTAAACGGTGTTTGCGTTGCAATGGATTATTAGAATCTGTAGATAAGCAATCGATTATTGAGCAAGTGCCAGAAAACGTGCGATTGCACATCGATCAATTCCAGCGTTGTCAAGACTGTGAACGCATTTATTGGAAAGGTTCACATTATGAACGATTGCAACAGTTTATTAATGAAGTAAGTAAATGA
- a CDS encoding sucrase ferredoxin, producing MNTFFCSDDSLQVGEDVIGSATNYQTYILVECPLPWTSEAFNSKWVPQNLRILVEEVKRAKLPIRFLLIANDVSHKVNHTTLLIYQKEDGLSNGYHKQEFKLANIEQVAAVVQKWLWGISSNSEVETGTTRDILICTHGSHDKCCARYGAPFYFNVTASNADLCLDNVRIWKSSHFGGHRFAPTIIDLPEGRYYGRLDGDSFRSILTRNGDIQCLQKVYRGWGILPAALQVLERELIFCNGWDWFNYKVAGKILEQSLDNNTILGELSFEQPSGSLYTYQAKLVKDETRTQQLKSSCNATKELVVTKYAVSSLWLTSNKVMSYST from the coding sequence ATGAATACTTTTTTTTGTTCTGACGATTCACTACAAGTAGGAGAAGATGTTATTGGTAGTGCCACCAATTATCAAACTTATATTTTAGTTGAGTGTCCTTTACCGTGGACATCAGAAGCATTTAATTCTAAATGGGTGCCTCAGAATTTGAGGATTTTGGTAGAGGAAGTAAAGCGTGCTAAATTACCGATTAGATTTCTTTTAATTGCTAATGATGTCTCACATAAAGTAAATCACACTACGCTTTTAATTTATCAAAAAGAAGATGGGCTAAGTAATGGATACCATAAGCAAGAATTTAAGCTAGCAAATATTGAGCAAGTAGCAGCAGTTGTCCAAAAATGGCTATGGGGTATCAGTTCTAATTCTGAGGTAGAAACTGGTACAACTAGAGATATTTTAATTTGTACTCACGGTAGCCATGATAAGTGTTGTGCTAGATATGGCGCTCCTTTTTACTTTAATGTTACAGCTAGTAATGCTGATTTGTGCTTAGATAATGTGCGAATTTGGAAATCATCGCACTTTGGGGGACATCGGTTTGCACCAACAATCATAGATTTGCCAGAAGGAAGATACTATGGTCGTCTCGATGGAGATTCATTTAGATCAATTTTGACTCGGAATGGTGATATTCAATGCTTACAGAAAGTCTATCGAGGCTGGGGAATTCTACCTGCTGCACTTCAGGTTTTGGAAAGAGAACTAATCTTTTGTAACGGATGGGATTGGTTTAACTACAAAGTTGCAGGTAAAATTTTAGAGCAAAGTTTAGATAATAATACTATTCTGGGTGAGTTAAGTTTTGAACAACCCTCTGGTTCTCTCTACACTTACCAGGCTAAACTTGTGAAGGATGAAACAAGAACTCAACAATTGAAGAGTTCATGTAATGCTACAAAAGAGTTGGTAGTTACTAAATATGCTGTAAGTAGTTTGTGGCTTACCTCTAATAAGGTGATGAGTTATAGTACATAA
- a CDS encoding aliphatic sulfonate ABC transporter substrate-binding protein produces MRHSFPASITRGVSAQTLYNQPPNQIDGYFSQGLIMISRFINLLLRGTGQNILQSLRAVIRRSAAYRFAVLFCIGLAASLVWTLAFDSHAAVASESTNTLSSLLNQFQIPKNSTTRLLETVGLFVGGIIFCIALDRWFSSRSVGSSNTPLAEQARRLKQLKIGYPEGMTNLEVLRTQGLLETRLQPYGLSVTWTSFLSASSLIEALSNGTIDFCGGGGTASIFSQAADHVFVRVAKEKYTAPKGQAILVPEDSPIQTLADLKGKKIAFDKGSSAHYVLVRSLAKVGLDFSDIEPVYLTQPEALPRFRRGEIDAWVIWVPYTATQTRSSYPGRSIADLESIFGDKASIEVPTYYYAIPEIVRDYPDLLKVILEEVNEAGAWAKRQELEAVQRMAQNHEIDSSIVETLQQRSAERAIIPIDDQSLTALQHQANVFRDLNLIPERVNVQDGTYSLQTKQNWTY; encoded by the coding sequence ATGCGCCATTCATTCCCAGCATCAATTACTAGAGGGGTTTCAGCCCAAACCCTTTACAATCAGCCGCCTAACCAAATAGATGGTTATTTCAGCCAAGGACTCATAATGATTAGTCGTTTCATTAACCTTCTGCTTAGAGGCACAGGTCAAAACATCTTACAGTCACTCAGAGCAGTCATTCGGAGATCGGCTGCCTACAGGTTTGCAGTCTTATTTTGCATCGGACTTGCTGCGAGTTTGGTCTGGACTCTGGCTTTTGACAGTCATGCTGCTGTCGCTTCTGAATCTACCAATACACTCTCCTCTCTACTAAATCAGTTCCAAATACCCAAAAATTCGACAACTCGGTTACTAGAAACCGTGGGACTATTTGTGGGGGGCATAATTTTTTGTATAGCTTTGGATCGCTGGTTTTCTAGCCGTTCTGTTGGGTCTAGCAACACGCCTTTAGCTGAACAAGCGCGGCGGCTCAAGCAACTCAAAATTGGGTATCCAGAGGGGATGACAAATCTGGAAGTTCTTCGGACTCAAGGCTTGCTCGAAACCCGTTTGCAACCTTATGGGCTGAGTGTCACCTGGACAAGCTTTTTATCAGCCTCTTCTCTGATAGAAGCACTCAGTAACGGGACAATTGACTTCTGCGGCGGTGGCGGTACGGCTAGCATCTTTTCTCAAGCAGCAGATCATGTATTTGTGCGGGTAGCAAAAGAAAAATATACTGCTCCCAAAGGTCAAGCGATTTTAGTACCGGAAGATTCGCCGATTCAGACACTAGCAGACTTGAAGGGGAAAAAGATCGCTTTTGACAAAGGTTCAAGCGCCCATTATGTACTTGTGCGATCGCTGGCGAAAGTAGGTCTAGATTTTAGTGACATTGAGCCAGTTTATCTCACACAGCCGGAGGCGCTACCCCGATTCCGCCGTGGTGAGATTGATGCTTGGGTGATTTGGGTTCCCTACACAGCAACTCAGACCCGAAGCTCTTACCCAGGGCGATCGATTGCCGATCTGGAGAGCATATTTGGTGACAAAGCTTCCATAGAAGTTCCGACTTATTACTACGCGATTCCAGAGATAGTACGCGACTATCCCGACCTGCTCAAGGTGATTTTAGAAGAGGTAAATGAAGCTGGAGCTTGGGCTAAGAGACAGGAATTGGAAGCGGTTCAACGAATGGCACAAAACCATGAAATCGATTCATCCATTGTAGAAACTTTACAGCAACGTAGTGCCGAACGTGCCATCATCCCCATTGACGATCAATCACTCACTGCTCTACAGCATCAAGCAAATGTGTTTAGGGATCTAAATCTAATTCCTGAGCGAGTGAATGTGCAAGATGGAACTTATAGCTTGCAGACTAAGCAAAATTGGACTTATTAA
- a CDS encoding cadmium resistance transporter codes for MDWLIATIKIGLAAAVATTFDDNIYLTAFFSSVNRTFRPQHVVVGELLGFTALVIVSLLGFLLGLVIPSTWIGLLGILPILIGLNNLRNLNQDDSNEDKSANLKINSKYRGFDSRKRSLWDVIRDPQTYRVSAVTLANGGNNLGIYIPLFATSSIQNLSVIIPVCYVIVFCWLLMSYNLTRLPGIALVLSRYASKIFPFVLMWLGYRILMDSESYRLFLPKS; via the coding sequence ATGGATTGGTTAATTGCAACAATTAAGATTGGGCTAGCTGCTGCTGTAGCAACAACCTTTGACGACAATATTTATCTGACTGCTTTTTTTAGCTCAGTTAATCGGACTTTTCGGCCTCAGCACGTTGTGGTTGGTGAGCTTCTAGGGTTCACAGCATTAGTGATAGTAAGTTTGCTTGGTTTCTTATTGGGTTTAGTAATTCCGTCAACTTGGATTGGTCTACTAGGGATTCTACCGATACTCATTGGTTTGAACAATTTACGCAACCTTAATCAGGATGACTCAAATGAAGATAAGTCAGCCAATCTGAAAATAAACTCTAAATATCGAGGATTTGATTCCAGAAAGCGATCGCTCTGGGACGTAATCCGCGATCCACAAACCTATCGTGTCTCTGCCGTTACGCTTGCCAATGGTGGTAACAATTTGGGGATCTATATTCCCTTATTTGCCACTAGCTCAATCCAAAATTTGTCCGTAATCATACCAGTTTGCTATGTTATTGTTTTCTGCTGGCTATTGATGTCCTATAACCTAACTCGCCTACCTGGTATTGCTTTAGTCCTCAGCCGCTATGCTAGTAAGATATTTCCCTTTGTACTAATGTGGCTGGGCTATAGGATTTTGATGGATAGCGAATCCTATCGGCTTTTTCTACCGAAGAGTTGA
- a CDS encoding helix-turn-helix domain-containing protein, whose product MPYTIPNNSCVGCDNCRPQCPTGAIRIEDNEYWIDPGLCNNCEGYYSKPQCVIACPTKSPILWQAKKGRCKVEPRDASSLDLFSNGKNNPFASAIAIWEACNVLAQRTSLHWETDEDGYISYSRQVNQGKGAIAFHIQDPFKVNDKATDIAAIEGLDIRAACIHLIFAGYATALDQPWEQEFAIDERQIEKYLGMEKRKDLSKAAKLALMKNLVQQACSLIISIDWPQQGRINGFSVTNSRLWHLVDIQHHFQEDNLGCKYLIGLTFKVKAGAWAQYFLNKQACKERTAFYQYGSLPKTLLTTVMSIWQQHEGAVRLMLWLLFKTKMGKEQRITIPTLLRIAYGEEKVALASRQREERKRLLRTFESDLEILNHYGMKPLFDPVTYPAEIQPLWAKLIDLPEDPDEALEFWTNDGGAETRLTDTGPRGKWNLLMNARILAFELPPEWEQQISESEKKQRRTAKAKKKPKATNDLLGEQILQARKNLNLSQRELAKLTGKSQSWIRDIENGRLKAKLEDQILLRKVLNIGQS is encoded by the coding sequence ATGCCTTATACAATTCCTAACAACAGTTGCGTTGGATGTGACAACTGCCGCCCCCAATGTCCTACGGGTGCAATCAGAATAGAGGACAATGAATATTGGATTGATCCTGGTCTTTGTAATAATTGTGAGGGCTATTATTCTAAACCACAATGTGTAATAGCTTGTCCAACTAAGTCTCCCATTCTTTGGCAGGCGAAAAAGGGGAGATGCAAAGTTGAACCGAGAGATGCTAGCAGTTTAGACTTGTTTTCTAACGGCAAGAATAATCCATTTGCTTCTGCGATCGCAATTTGGGAAGCTTGTAATGTACTAGCACAACGCACATCCCTACATTGGGAAACCGATGAAGATGGTTACATCAGTTACAGCCGACAAGTTAATCAAGGTAAGGGTGCGATCGCATTTCACATCCAAGATCCATTCAAAGTTAACGACAAAGCCACAGATATAGCAGCAATTGAAGGGCTTGACATTAGAGCCGCTTGCATACATCTGATTTTTGCAGGTTATGCTACAGCTTTAGATCAACCTTGGGAGCAAGAATTTGCGATCGATGAGCGCCAAATCGAGAAATATTTGGGGATGGAGAAACGCAAAGACTTAAGCAAAGCTGCCAAGCTAGCTTTAATGAAAAATCTTGTTCAGCAAGCTTGCTCCCTGATTATCTCCATTGACTGGCCACAACAAGGTCGAATTAACGGATTCTCTGTTACAAACAGCCGCTTATGGCACTTAGTAGATATTCAGCACCACTTTCAAGAAGACAATCTTGGATGCAAATATCTGATTGGGCTAACTTTTAAAGTCAAAGCAGGCGCATGGGCGCAATATTTCTTAAACAAACAAGCGTGTAAAGAGCGAACCGCATTCTATCAATACGGTAGTCTCCCTAAAACACTACTAACCACAGTTATGAGCATTTGGCAGCAACATGAAGGCGCAGTCCGGTTAATGCTGTGGTTGCTGTTTAAAACCAAAATGGGCAAAGAACAACGCATCACTATTCCTACCTTGCTGCGTATCGCTTACGGCGAGGAAAAAGTTGCCCTTGCATCCAGACAACGCGAAGAACGCAAACGTCTACTGCGAACCTTTGAAAGCGATTTAGAAATTCTCAATCACTATGGAATGAAGCCACTTTTCGATCCAGTTACTTACCCAGCAGAAATTCAACCTTTGTGGGCGAAGTTAATCGATCTTCCCGAAGATCCAGATGAAGCATTAGAATTTTGGACTAACGACGGTGGTGCTGAAACTCGCCTCACAGACACAGGCCCCCGTGGTAAGTGGAATCTGCTCATGAATGCGCGGATTTTAGCTTTTGAACTCCCACCAGAATGGGAACAGCAAATTTCCGAATCAGAAAAAAAGCAACGGCGAACTGCTAAAGCCAAAAAAAAGCCCAAAGCTACAAACGATTTACTGGGCGAACAGATTTTGCAAGCGCGAAAAAATTTGAATCTTTCCCAAAGAGAATTAGCAAAACTCACAGGTAAAAGCCAAAGCTGGATTCGAGATATCGAAAATGGTCGTTTAAAAGCCAAATTAGAAGACCAAATACTGTTAAGAAAAGTGCTGAATATTGGTCAATCTTGA
- the fdxB gene encoding ferredoxin III, nif-specific, with amino-acid sequence MAQLTGLTFGGKTWTPKFAQEINKDKCIGCGRCVKVCGYNVLGLKALNEEGEFVEDEDDEEIERKVMAVTSPENCIGCEACSRICPKNCYTHVAVNN; translated from the coding sequence ATGGCGCAACTAACAGGTTTGACATTTGGCGGCAAGACTTGGACACCAAAATTTGCTCAAGAAATTAACAAGGATAAATGTATCGGCTGCGGCAGATGCGTTAAAGTATGCGGGTACAATGTGCTAGGTTTGAAGGCACTCAACGAAGAAGGCGAATTTGTAGAAGACGAAGACGATGAAGAAATTGAACGGAAAGTAATGGCAGTTACTTCTCCAGAAAACTGTATTGGTTGTGAAGCATGTTCACGGATTTGTCCCAAGAATTGCTACACCCACGTTGCAGTAAATAATTAA
- a CDS encoding cytochrome c oxidase subunit II yields the protein MQQIPVSLWTLVAGIVVTAISIWIGQNHTLMPVQASLQAPLVDGFFNVMFTIAIALFLVVEGTIVLFLIQFRRRKGDDTDGVRVEGNVPLEIFWTAIPTVIVLCLGIYSVDVFNQMGGFEPAGHPHSAAHVASMPGTALAATLSDNSEATVTPTIGIGASPQTLNKPADLVVDVKGIQYAWIFNYPDSGITSGELHIPVGADVQLNLSAQDVIHSFWVPNFRLKQDALPGIPTELRFVATKPGTYPVVCAELCGGYHGSMRTEVIVHTPEEYNSWRTENQIAQQQNPNQVVAVSESPSWRFPAMGNSRTRRVNPADLSTSEFLAPHTHDMGISAATLESVVIGH from the coding sequence ATGCAACAAATTCCTGTTTCACTATGGACTCTGGTTGCTGGGATAGTAGTTACAGCAATCAGCATTTGGATCGGTCAAAACCACACTCTTATGCCGGTGCAGGCATCGCTACAAGCGCCTTTGGTAGACGGTTTTTTCAACGTCATGTTTACCATTGCGATCGCACTCTTCTTGGTGGTAGAAGGAACCATTGTACTTTTTTTGATTCAGTTTCGTCGCCGCAAGGGTGATGATACCGATGGCGTGCGAGTGGAAGGTAACGTTCCCTTAGAAATCTTTTGGACAGCAATTCCAACGGTGATTGTCCTCTGTTTGGGCATCTACAGTGTAGATGTTTTTAACCAAATGGGCGGTTTTGAACCTGCTGGTCATCCTCATTCAGCAGCTCATGTTGCTAGTATGCCGGGAACTGCTCTTGCTGCTACACTCAGCGATAATTCTGAAGCAACAGTTACCCCGACAATTGGGATTGGCGCGTCTCCTCAAACCCTAAACAAACCAGCCGATTTAGTTGTTGATGTCAAAGGCATACAGTATGCCTGGATATTTAACTACCCCGATAGTGGCATTACCTCTGGGGAATTGCATATACCCGTCGGTGCTGATGTTCAACTTAACCTTTCAGCACAAGATGTAATTCATTCATTTTGGGTTCCAAACTTCCGCTTGAAACAAGATGCACTTCCCGGTATCCCGACCGAACTACGATTTGTCGCCACCAAACCAGGTACATATCCCGTAGTTTGTGCTGAATTGTGTGGTGGTTATCACGGTTCAATGCGGACAGAGGTAATTGTCCACACACCGGAAGAATATAATAGCTGGCGGACAGAAAACCAGATTGCTCAACAGCAAAACCCCAATCAAGTCGTTGCAGTGAGCGAGTCCCCGTCTTGGCGGTTTCCGGCGATGGGGAACTCGCGAACCCGAAGGGTTAATCCAGCCGACTTATCAACATCAGAGTTTCTCGCGCCCCACACCCATGATATGGGAATCAGTGCAGCAACTCTAGAGTCAGTAGTCATTGGTCATTAG
- the ctaD gene encoding cytochrome c oxidase subunit I has protein sequence MTQVEFPRNNPPEGNKPEMVAGHTSHPKAWKWQDYFTFNVDHKVIGIQYLVTAFVFYLIGGLMAIALRVELATPESDVLDPNLYNAFMTNHGTIMIFLWIVPSAIGGFGNYLVPLMVGARDMAFPKLNAIAFWLNPPAGALILGSFIFGGSQSGWTAYPPLSLVTAPIAQTMWILAIVLVGTSSILGSLNFVITILMMKVPSMKWDQVPLFCWAILATSLLALLSTPVLAAGLVLLLFDLNFGTSFFKPDAGGNVVIYQHLFWFYSHPAVYLMILPIFGIMSEVIPVHARKPIFGYKAIAYSSVAICVVGLFVWVHHMFTSGTPGWMRMFFTISTLIVAVPTGVKIFAWVATLWGGKIRFTGAMLFAIGLLSMFVMGGLSGVTMGTAPFDVHVHDTYYVVGHFHYVLFGGSVFGIYAGIYHWFPKMTGRMLNESLARIHFALTFIGTNLTFLPMHELGLKGMPRRVAMYDPQFIDLNQICTFGSIVLGISVIPFAINIIYSWLQGPLAGDNPWQALTLEWTTSSPPAIENWEVLPVVTHGPYDYGHGHSTEVQPSATPEASA, from the coding sequence ATGACGCAGGTAGAATTTCCACGAAATAATCCACCAGAAGGAAATAAACCGGAAATGGTGGCTGGCCACACTTCGCATCCGAAGGCGTGGAAATGGCAAGATTATTTTACATTTAATGTTGACCACAAGGTTATTGGTATTCAATACCTGGTGACGGCGTTTGTCTTCTATCTCATCGGCGGACTGATGGCGATCGCTCTGCGGGTGGAATTAGCAACACCAGAATCAGATGTACTCGACCCCAATCTCTATAACGCTTTCATGACCAATCACGGGACGATTATGATCTTCCTGTGGATTGTCCCTAGCGCTATTGGCGGATTTGGTAACTATTTAGTGCCGTTGATGGTTGGTGCTAGGGATATGGCTTTCCCGAAACTGAATGCGATCGCCTTTTGGTTAAACCCACCAGCCGGTGCGCTTATATTAGGTAGTTTCATTTTTGGCGGTTCGCAATCTGGTTGGACAGCTTACCCACCTTTGAGTTTGGTGACAGCGCCAATCGCTCAAACTATGTGGATACTGGCGATCGTTTTGGTAGGAACTTCCTCAATTTTGGGTTCGCTGAACTTTGTGATCACCATTTTGATGATGAAGGTTCCGAGCATGAAATGGGATCAAGTACCCTTATTCTGCTGGGCAATCTTGGCAACTTCCTTGCTGGCGCTACTCTCTACACCTGTATTAGCAGCCGGTTTAGTTCTGCTGTTATTTGACCTCAACTTTGGCACCTCCTTCTTTAAACCAGATGCAGGCGGTAACGTTGTAATTTATCAACACTTATTCTGGTTTTATTCTCACCCGGCAGTATATTTAATGATTCTGCCCATCTTCGGCATCATGTCGGAGGTAATTCCAGTTCACGCCCGTAAGCCAATTTTTGGTTATAAAGCGATCGCTTATTCTAGTGTAGCCATCTGCGTTGTGGGTTTGTTCGTTTGGGTACACCACATGTTTACCAGTGGTACACCCGGTTGGATGCGGATGTTCTTCACCATCTCCACTCTCATCGTTGCAGTTCCCACTGGCGTAAAGATTTTTGCCTGGGTTGCTACCCTTTGGGGTGGTAAAATTCGCTTCACTGGTGCGATGCTTTTCGCCATTGGTTTGTTGTCGATGTTCGTCATGGGCGGCTTAAGTGGTGTGACGATGGGAACAGCGCCTTTTGATGTTCACGTTCACGACACATATTATGTTGTCGGACATTTTCATTACGTTCTGTTTGGCGGTTCCGTGTTTGGCATTTATGCCGGTATTTATCACTGGTTCCCCAAAATGACCGGACGAATGTTGAATGAAAGCTTGGCACGTATTCACTTTGCTCTCACCTTCATCGGTACAAATCTTACCTTTTTACCGATGCACGAGTTGGGTTTAAAAGGAATGCCTAGACGGGTGGCAATGTATGACCCTCAATTTATCGACCTCAATCAAATTTGTACCTTTGGCTCAATTGTTTTGGGGATATCGGTAATTCCTTTTGCCATCAACATAATCTACAGTTGGTTGCAAGGGCCTTTGGCAGGTGATAATCCTTGGCAAGCTTTGACTTTAGAATGGACAACTAGCTCACCACCTGCAATTGAAAACTGGGAAGTGTTGCCGGTTGTGACTCATGGCCCTTATGACTACGGTCACGGTCATAGTACTGAAGTACAGCCATCTGCAACACCAGAAGCTAGTGCTTAG